The following proteins come from a genomic window of Meleagris gallopavo isolate NT-WF06-2002-E0010 breed Aviagen turkey brand Nicholas breeding stock chromosome Z, Turkey_5.1, whole genome shotgun sequence:
- the LOC104915082 gene encoding carnosine N-methyltransferase-like: MMNFYRGKEKLICTIYCSCTDTWDCIATCFFIDTAHNVIDYIDTIWKILKPGGIWINVGPLLYHFENLANELSIELSYEDIKNVILQYGFHIEVEKESVLSTYTVNELSMMKYYYECVLFVVRKPE; this comes from the exons ATGATGAATTTTtacaggggaaaagaaaaattaatctgTACAATTTATTGTTCTTGCACAGATACTTGGGACTGCATAGCAACTTGCTTTTTCATTGATACAGCACATAATGTTATTGATTATATTGATACTATATGGAAAATACTGAAGCCTGGAGGCATATGGATAAATGTAG GTCCTCTCCTTTACCACTTTGAAAATTTGGCAAATGAACTTTCAATAGAGTTAAGCTATGAGGATATAAAAAACGTTATACTGCAGTATGGCTTCCATATAGAG gtGGAGAAAGAATCTGTACTATCAACTTACACTGTGAATGAACTCTCCATGATGAAATACTACTATGAATGTGTGTTGTTTGTGGTGAGAAAGCCAGAATAG